A window of Rhipicephalus microplus isolate Deutch F79 chromosome X, USDA_Rmic, whole genome shotgun sequence genomic DNA:
TGAAGTCAATGAGGAATGTACAGTGGGGCTCAATACGAGTTGCAACACTGTGGCCATGCTTGAAGGGGCTTCCAGCCAACACTGCAACATCGGCAAACGTAAGATGGGTTTTGCGAATACCAACagtcgaaagagtgtttccaccaCTTAATGTTTTCTACATCGATGCAGCCACGCAGCATTGCCGCCACTTAGACCATGGGAAGTATGTTGCAACTCATATTGGGCGCGACAGTGCCTCGCAGGGTGGATCAAAATATTTTAAGGATTCAAGTATCAGCATAGTCACGACAGTGGAGACATGACCACAGTTCATAATAAGCTAAGAGTTAATTGAAACACATACTTGTAATACAATTCAGGGTTGCATCATAACAAATGCACAAAAATGATTTTAAACCATAACTTGACACCAATGGCCTTGGTGAAATATGAGCCACCCAAGTTTGTTACATTGATAAAATCACTAAAGTACTTCCAGGCATAGGATTATACTTATTAATGATACTGTCAACTGAGTCAACCGGAAAACATTGTAAGGTTTATTTTATTTGTTGCCTATTTTATGAGCTGCAACTGAGTGATACTCAGTGATATTCAGCACAATGTTTATATTTATCACACAACGGGGTTTTATTTGAAGCAGCACATGCCTTCAAGTACAGTTGGCTGAACTTTGAAGGGGCAGAACATTAAATAAGTTCAGGAACAACATTCCAAAAGAcaagctgacaaaaaaaaaaaaaaagaagcagttttTGTTAAGTTAGATTGTGTTCACACACACAGCTAAGTGGGCTAGCTGTCATCAGGCTCCAGGTTGATGCTGTTTCCAAACTTGTTATACAGCTGAGACTTCAGTTCAGCCATGATGCCCTTAATATTGCGAGCCTCCTCTTCAAGAACTTTGGTCCGTGCTTTGTTTTCCTCCCTAATTCGTTCAATCCTCTGTTGGGCTTCCTCAGGGTCCATGCTGACAAATATGTCTCCCAGCTTATACGTGAATCTCGCTAAGGAACTTAGTGTGGAGAAGTCGCACATTTTTCAAACCCTTTCCTTatgcctttttttcttcatttcagaACTATCAAAATTGATCATTATAAGCGATGCTACACACATTCACCAGTTATCAATACTGCAGAAACAGTACTGCACAGATGCATGCACATAGCTCACAACTGTTGCTCTGTGAAGCAATTAGACACAAACTGTTGCCAGGAATAAACCATGCAGACAGGCCTCGAAACATACACAGCGTAAATGCTGTAGGTGCCGTAAAAGCCCGTGTACAGCCCggattttttttctggattttagGGTACGAAATTTCGGCCCTATACTATATGCGGGTCCGAAGAATTTTCGGCCGAAATTCAGTTTTGGTTCAGATGCTAGGTAGTGTTAGCGGCGGTAGCAGGCGTTTGTCTTACAGACCCACGCCTGCAACAGTGGTCAGTGGCTTTTGCTTCAACTTGGTGCCTATAAAGAAGGTCATTTTGCTCCAGTGATTTTACATCATGTCAGCACTACACAGGCAGTACTCGGTTACTTTTAAAAGGAAAGTTATCGCTGCTGCCGAAACCATAGGCAGCTCTGCCACGGAGCGGCAGTTTGGAGTCAATGAGCGGAGTATTCGCGGTTGGCGGAAGCAGAAGGATGTCCTCTTTGCTTGCAGCTGCAAGCGAAAAAGTTTCTGCGGAccaaaaatggagcatttcgtGATGTGAACGAGAACTCTCAGACTTTGTGTGGGAGCAGCAAGCTGCATATCTCGCTGTTAACATCGAGCTGCTACAAGCGAAGGCAAGGGAGATAGCCAGTGACAAAGGCATTCAGCCGGAGGATTTAAAAGCGAGCAAGCACCGGGTGTCTCTCTTGATGTGCCGTGCTGTGTTTTCCCTACATCGCATATTTCGATCTTGCAGAAGCTACCAAAGAGCTATGAAGAGGaccttgtggagtttcaaaagtAATTGCGTTGCGAAGACTGTCCCCTTTCAGCTGGGCCAGATCGGCAACGTGGATCAAACACCGGTCCACCTAGATATGCCCACGGTGCTGACGGTGCATCAGAAAGGCTCCAGGCAAGTTATTGTGCAATCGATTGGGAAAGAAAAAACGCGGGTGACTGTAATGTTGTCCGGCATTGCAGACAGTTGCAAGCTACCACCTTACTTGATGTTCAACGAAAGACGCTGCCGAAGGAAGAGAAGTTCTCAAAAAATGTTTTCATCCGCTGCCAGGAGAAGG
This region includes:
- the Pfdn4 gene encoding prefoldin subunit 4: MAAAFRKQGEGDVKVTKEDQEMINDFARQNARLEDATEDIKELEKEMRNLEDAAGEILLVAEDDIQIPYKLGDIFVSMDPEEAQQRIERIREENKARTKVLEEEARNIKGIMAELKSQLYNKFGNSINLEPDDS